A region of Oncorhynchus masou masou isolate Uvic2021 chromosome 29, UVic_Omas_1.1, whole genome shotgun sequence DNA encodes the following proteins:
- the LOC135519066 gene encoding mid1-interacting protein 1-B-like codes for MMQISESHLQKNSLFNSMNRFIGAVNTMDQTVMVPSLLRDVPLEEEREMAALKSSGNSDIEDGDMYSYYQLLKSIRCDIEWGVMRAEKLKESRGPSSRIDSEEEESEVSSEEDEVNLQKQFQFHMTGLHGVLSKLTQQANTLTNRYKQEIGIGCY; via the coding sequence ATGATGCAAATCTCAGAATCCCACCTTCAGAAGAACTCCCTGTTCAACTCCATGAACCGCTTCATTGGAGCCGTCAATACCATGGACCAGACGGTGATGGTGCCCAGCCTGCTGCGGGACGTCCCactggaagaagagagggagatggccgCCCTCAAAAGCTCGGGAAACAGCGACATCGAGGACGGCGACATGTACAGCTACTACCAGCTCCTGAAGTCCATCCGCTGCGACATCGAGTGGGGAGTGATGCGCGCCGAGAAGCTCAAGGAGAGCCGGGGTCCCAGCTCTCGGATTGATTCCGAGGAAGAAGAATCGGAGGTGTCGTCCGAGGAAGACGAGGTTAACCTGCAGAAGCAGTTCCAGTTCCACATGACAGGGCTTCACGGGGTGCTGTCCAAGCTGACGCAACAGGCCAACACTCTCACCAACCGCTACAAGCAGGAGATCGGCATTGGATGCTACTAA